In Pygocentrus nattereri isolate fPygNat1 chromosome 30, fPygNat1.pri, whole genome shotgun sequence, the following proteins share a genomic window:
- the pou3f3b gene encoding POU domain, class 3, transcription factor 3-B, whose protein sequence is MATAASNPYLPSSSILSSGSIVHSDSGGGMQAGGGAVTSVSGGYRGEPTVKMAQSDFMPGAMAAAAAAASNGAHMLSHAHQWVTSLPHAAAAAAAAAVAAAEAASPWSTSPVGMAGSPQGGQQGGQGGQGQGGQQGAQGGQQDVKSSSGRDDLHAASALHHRHLGPHQTHAGAWGAATAAAAAAAAHISSISQQQAQPQQSLIYSQPGGFTVNGMLSAPGAQSLVHAGLVRGDTPELEHPGHPHHPHHAHHHHHHHHHQQQQQQQQQQQQHHHQAPPPPPHHHSHHPASHHGHEAHSDEDTPTSDDLEHFAKQFKQRRIKLGFTQADVGLALGTLYGNVFSQTTICRFEALQLSFKNMCKLKPLLNKWLEEADSSTGSPTSIDKIAAQGRKRKKRTSIEVSVKGALESHFLKCPKPSAQEISSLADNLQLEKEVVRVWFCNRRQKEKRMTPPGVPQTPEEVYSQVGNGHFLVDYLKDASLCGPSEPGDQRVTATSSFHQVILAH, encoded by the exons ATGGCCACGGCGGCTTCCAATCCGTACCTGCCCAGCAGCAGCATCCTGTCGTCGGGCTCCATCGTGCACTCGGACTCGGGCGGCGGCATGCAGGCGGGAGGCGGCGCGGTCACGTCGGTGTCCGGCGGCTACCGAGGAGAGCCGACGGTCAAGATGGCGCAGAGCGACTTCATGCCGGGCGCCatggcggcggcggcggcggcggcgagCAACGGTGCGCACATGCTGAGCCACGCGCACCAGTGGGTGACGTCGCTGCCGCACGcggccgccgccgccgccgctgcGGCAGTAGCCGCCGCCGAAGCCGCCTCGCCCTGGTCCACGAGCCCCGTGGGCATGGCGGGAAGCCCGCAGGGGGGCCAGCAAGGAGGCCAAGGCGGACAGGGACAGGGCGGGCAGCAGGGCGCGCAGGGCGGCCAGCAGGACGTGAAGAGCAGCTCGGGCCGGGACGACCTGCACGCGGCGTCCGCGCTGCACCACCGGCACCTGGGGCCGCACCAGACGCACGCGGGCGCGTGGGGCGCCGCCACGGCCGCCGCAGCCGCCGCCGCCGCGCATATCTCGTCCATAAGCCAGCAGCAGGCGCAGCCGCAGCAGTCGCTCATCTACTCGCAGCCCGGCGGCTTCACGGTGAACGGCATGCTGAGCGCGCCGGGCGCCCAGAGCCTCGTGCACGCGGGGCTCGTGCGCGGGGACACGCCGGAACTGGAGCACCCCGGCCACCCGCACCACCCGCACCACGcgcaccaccaccatcaccaccaccaccaccagcagcagcagcagcagcaacaacagcagcagcagcaccaccaccaagcgccgccgccgccgccccACCACCACTCGCACCACCCGGCCAGCCACCACGGCCACGAGGCGCACTCGGACGAGGACACGCCGACCTCGGACGACCTCGAGCACTTCGCCAAGCAGTTCAAGCAGCGGCGCATCAAGCTGGGCTTCACGCAGGCCGACGTGGGCCTGGCGCTCGGCACGCTCTACGGCAACGTCTTCTCGCAGACCACCATCTGCCGCTTCGAGGCGCTCCAGCTCAGCTTCAAGAACATGTGCAAGCTCAAGCCGCTGCTCAACAAATGGCTCGAGGAGGCCGACTCGTCCACGGGCAGCCCCACGAGCATCGACAAGATCGCGGCGCAGGGCCGCAAGCGCAAGAAGCGCACGAGCATCGAGGTGAGCGTCAAGGGCGCGCTGGAGAGCCACTTCCTCAAGTGCCCCAAGCCCTCGGCCCAGGAGATCAGCTCGCTGGCCGACAACCTGCAGCTGGAGAAGGAGGTGGTGCGCGTGTGGTTTTGCAACCGGCGGCAGAAGGAGAAACGGATGACGCCGCCCGGAGTGCCGCAGACGCCGGAGGAGGTGTACTCTCAGGTCGGCAAT GGACATTTTTTAGTAGATTACTTAAAAGATGCAAGTTTATGTGGGCCGAGCGAGCCGGGCGACCAGAGGGTGACAGCTACAAGTTCGTTCCATCAGGTAATTCTGGCGCATTGA